One window from the genome of Cyprinus carpio isolate SPL01 chromosome B1, ASM1834038v1, whole genome shotgun sequence encodes:
- the LOC122136016 gene encoding stonustoxin subunit beta-like gives MVTEKGCGYLSSALRTNPSHLRELDLSYNHPGPSGVQLLNHKLEDPNYKLETLNLDHQGESMIKAGPQKYACDLTLDPNTANAHLILSDDNRKAEYVKDDESNPDPKADHPDRFEHHEQVLCVESLTGRCYWEAEWSGFVEISVTHRGINRKGGNDSWFGYSGKSWSLYCSAKGFTAWHNNESTDITDISLSNRVGVYVDVSAGSLSFYGVSDTHTLTHLHTFNTTFTEPLCAGFGVHSDSTISYVRLNHENN, from the exons atggtgacagagaaaggctgtggttatttgtcttcagctctgagaacaaacccctcacacctgagagagctggatctgagctacaatcacccaggaccaTCAGGAGTACAGCTTCTCAACCACAAACTGGAGGATCCAAATTATAAACTGGAGACACTCAA TCTGGATCATCAAGGAGAGTCGATGATAAAAGCAGGACCACAAAAAT atgcctgtgatctcactctggatccaaacacagcaaatgCTCATCTTATTCTGTCTGATGACAACAGGAAGGCAGAATATGTCAAAGACGATGAGTCAAATCCTGATCCAAAAGCTGATCATCCAGATAGATTTGAACACCATGAGCAGGTTCTGTGTGTTGAGAGTCTGACTGGACGTTGTTACTGGGAGGCTGAATGGAGTGGCTTTGTTGAAATATCAGTGACACATAGAGGAATTAACAGGAAAGGAGGGAATGACAGTTGGTTTGGATACAGTGGCAAATCCTGGAGTCTGTACTGCTCTGCTAAAGGATTCACTGCCTGGCACAACAATGAGAGCACTGACATCACTGACATCTCTTTGTCTAATagagtaggagtgtatgtggacgTGTCTGCCGGCTCTCTGTCCTTCTACGgtgtctctgacacacacacactcacacacttacacacattcaacaccacattcactgaacccctctgTGCTGGATTTGGGGTTCATTCTGACTCCACAATATCTTACGTCAgattaaatcatgaaaataattaa
- the LOC109089184 gene encoding adhesion G protein-coupled receptor L1-like produces MALSLWLLWMCPVLLSNIAPSEQGLSRAAMPFGLMRRELACEGYPIELRCPGSDVIMIETANYGRTDDKICDADPFQMENVQCYQPDAFKIMSHRCNNRTQCVVVAGADVFPDPCPGTYKYLEIQYECVPYKVDQKGKDLLRYGI; encoded by the exons ATGGCGCTGTCACTCTGGTTACTGTGGATGTGTCCTGTGTTGCTTAGCAACATCGCTCCCTCCGAACAAG GTCTGAGTCGAGCGGCGATGCCCTTCGGTCTGATGAGGAGAGAGCTGGCGTGTGAGGGATACCCCATCGAGCTGCGCTGcccaggaagtgatgtcatcatgaTCGAGACGGCCAACTACGGCCGCACTGACGACAAGATCTGCGACGCCGACCCCTTCCAGATGGAGAATGTGCAGTGCTACCAGCCGGACGCGTTCAAGATCATGTCACACAG gtgtaaTAACAGGACCCAGTGTGTGGTCGTCGCCGGGGCAGATGTGTTTCCTGACCCCTGTCCTGGTACTTACAAATACCTGGAGATCCAGTATGAGTGTGTCCCTtaca AAGTGGACCAAAAAGGTAAAGACCTTTTAAGATATG gaatttga